From Microbacterium pseudoresistens, the proteins below share one genomic window:
- a CDS encoding FKBP-type peptidyl-prolyl cis-trans isomerase — MTERTKPEFDAPTGPAPTELVVRDIIEGTGDEAKPGDTVTVHYAGVEYDSGEEFDSSWGRGETIQFPLRGLIQGWQEGIPGMKAGGRRELVIPPQLAYGPAGSGHFLGGKTLIFIIDLIAVG, encoded by the coding sequence ATGACTGAGCGCACAAAGCCCGAGTTCGACGCACCGACCGGACCTGCTCCCACCGAGCTCGTCGTCCGCGACATCATCGAGGGGACCGGCGACGAGGCGAAGCCCGGCGACACCGTGACGGTGCACTACGCCGGCGTCGAGTACGACTCCGGTGAGGAGTTCGACTCGTCGTGGGGTCGCGGAGAGACGATCCAGTTCCCGCTGCGCGGCCTCATCCAGGGGTGGCAGGAGGGCATCCCCGGCATGAAGGCGGGTGGTCGACGTGAGCTCGTCATCCCGCCGCAGCTCGCCTATGGCCCCGCGGGGTCGGGGCACTTCCTCGGCGGCAAGACCCTCATCTTCATCATCGACCTCATCGCCGTCGGCTGA